AAAAATGATATCATTGACCTTCCGGCAGACATCGAAGGAATGTACCGGCTTTTCGAGTCCATCGAAACCGGGGCAGGGGTAAAGTTGCGGAAATTCCTGGCTGAGGCGGAATACAAATACGAAGTAGCCATGAAGGACTTTGTGAACAAGCCCAGCCTCTCCTTCTTAGAATATGCCGATGCAAGATTACTCAAAGCAGCAATGAAACTGCACATGTTTACCCCTTTCCACAACTACACGCGGAAATATTTTTCGAACCCTCGTCTGCTCCAGATGCTTGAATTCCCTATTCTTTTTCTGGGTGGCACAGGAAAAAAAACTCCAGCACTTTACAGCCTGATGAACTATGGCGACATTAAGCTGGGCACCTGGTACCCCAAAGGTGGTATGTTCAAGGTTGTGGAAGCAATGGTGAGCCTGGCTGAGGAAAAAGGGGTGAAATTCGTATACGATGCTCCTGTTGAGGGGTTTACATTTAACAATTCAAGAATAACGGAAACCATCGCCGGTGGCAAAACACACCCATCGGATTACGTGGTGGGAACGGGCGATTACCATCACATCGAACAGGAATTGCTCCC
The genomic region above belongs to Bacteroidales bacterium and contains:
- the crtI gene encoding phytoene desaturase, coding for MKKKVIVIGAGFSGLSAATSLADKGFDVTVIEKNSTPGGRARKFSANGFTFDMGPSWYWMPDVFESYFNSFGKKVSDYYELMRLDPSYRIFFGKNDIIDLPADIEGMYRLFESIETGAGVKLRKFLAEAEYKYEVAMKDFVNKPSLSFLEYADARLLKAAMKLHMFTPFHNYTRKYFSNPRLLQMLEFPILFLGGTGKKTPALYSLMNYGDIKLGTWYPKGGMFKVVEAMVSLAEEKGVKFVYDAPVEGFTFNNSRITETIAGGKTHPSDYVVGTGDYHHIEQELLPEQYRKYSKKYWDSRVMSPASLLWYVGLDKKLDKFQHHTLLFDEEF